CGGTGAGAAGCATCGTAAGGGCATTGTTGTTTGTAATCCGGTGGATAATTCTAAAAAACAAAACGCGTCGCTCTTGATAGGGGGAAAAACGCAATGTCCGCGCACAAAGACAATCGCAACAAAGGAAGTACTTATACTTAggcattattatattatatagctACAAAAGTTGTACCTTTTCGCATTTGACTAGGTGCCTCTGAATTCTCGATCGCGCGATTCTGTGATTGCTGTCGTAAGGACAGATTATTACTGGATCCACTTCCAATCTCACGTTAAAAGACATGTCTGCTTGAATTAATCAAATCTTCTTAGCTTCTATCTACTTGATCCACGATGAATATTCTTATGTATGTACGTGTATTTGTATACTTATAGGTATAGCACATCGAAGTCAGATTAAAAATCTGCAACCTTGCGCGGATTACGGAAATTTGACCGGATCATCCCAAACAAAGACTGAGGCGCGATCGTGCGAGCGCAAGATAAacaatatgtgtgtgtgtgtgtgtgtgtgtgcatgtgtgtttGGTTAAACGACGACAGCGCCACTGGACGAAACTATAATCGTCAGGTAACGCTTTCCACGGAATATACTTGCTATGTTGCGCTCTTCTCTCGCATTCACACGCTCTTTGGCATACAGAGTACAGACTGTACACACGCCACACGCACTGTGCAGCGGTATCCCAAGCTTTGAAAGCGTCTCGGAATCGTCATGTCTACTCAAGAAATGAACGATGAAGTTAACGATGAAATTAACGAACAAAACAAGTTGAGTTCGTCAGCGTGCGACAGTCCGCAGCAGCAGGATGAAGCCGCAAAAGACGAACAGAATAATGATGCAGAACCAGCGACAAGTGACCCGAAACTAACAAGAAAACTAAACGAAGACGAAGAGAGCCCTCCGAGTAAGATTAAACGGAAGTCTGACACTGATGAATCCTCACAGGTAAATAAATTTGCAAACTGTATACATTAGCGTGGTATTATTAGTAAGACTTGCTTATTAACCATGATTTGTTTGAATTTAGTTTTACAATCTTCCTTCGGATTTGTCAACGTCAAGCTCCAGCAGGGAGCCAGAAAAGAAGGATGACTCTGAAAAGTCTACCGATCATGCCAACTTGGTTGCAAATCATTATAACACACTGGAGGAGAAGGGACTCGCTGAGAGGAATAAAAGTCGTATAGTTTACATGAGAAATTTCAATAATTGGGTTAAGAGCATGCTCATAAGTAAGTAATAAAGATGATAAAAAGGCATAAGTCtcttttgttatattttacgTTTGTTGTTTATTTACCTCGCAGACGAGTATTTAGAGAAAGTCAGGCAAGGAAAGAGTCATGGTGAGCCATTAAGAGTATTGGATATGTGCTGTGGCAAAGGTGGTGACCTGCTAAAATGGAGAAAGGGTAACATTAGCTACCTGATATGTGCGGACATTGCAGAAGTATCTGTGGAGCAATGTCGAAATCGTTACAAAGATATGGGTGGCAAGAGATACCCTCCACTCTTTGGTGCAGAATTCTTGGCATACGACTGTACTAAGGTTAGCTAAAAACTAGGCTTTAAAATAGACTTATAGCGCAATACTGTCTATATTCCAAGTTAACCGAGTTTTTCTTCTCCTGGCAGGTTCGTCTACGGGAAAAGTACAAAGATGCTAGTATGCAGTTGGACCTTGTTAGTTGTCAGTTTGCTTTTCACTATAGTTTTGAGACTCTGCCTCAAGCAGAATGCATGTTTAAAAATGCAAGTGAAAGTTTAAGGCCAGGAGGTTATTTCATCGGAACAATACCCAATGCATATGAACTGGTGTAAGTTTAATTAATGATCCCCAAACATTATACTCTCAATATTTAAACAGCGTGCAtaatgtttgttttttatcatataatttGCAGTTCTCGATGGCAGAAAGCTGATGGTAATAAGTTTGGAAATGAAATTTACAGTGTTGAATTTTCATGTGATAAAACCAACCCACCATTATTTGGGGCAAAGTATGTTTTTCATTTAGAAGGTGTAGTTAACTGTCCAGAGTTTCTTGTTCATTTACCAACTTTTATAAAGTTAGCTTGGAAGTTTGGCCTAGAATTGATAATGTTTGAACGGTAAATGctattttattgtatacaaCACAAATACTGATTTTGGATATATCaaacaatttattaatttctaaaCATATTTTCACTGCGCAGATTTGACGAATTCTATGAGAGAAGGAAAGAAGATGGAAAAACTCTTCTTGGTAAAATGCTGGCATTAGAGACATACCCACCCTACCATGAAGCTCCACTTCTTGCGGAAAATTCACAAGAATATCAGCATGCAGTGGAATACATGCAAACTTCTACAGGACATAGGAAGATAGGAACTCTATCCCAGTCAGAATGGGAGGCAATAAGTGAGATACTATAAATACTATGCACATTTTAGTTTAAAGATCAAGTATCTAAAATTTTCTCTGTTTTTTTCAGCGTTGTATTCCGTGTTTGCTTTTCGAAAAGCAAGATCTACCTGGAATGCTGAAGGAAAACCTGAATTTGTTAAATCTTGATCTGTTAAATGCCTTAACATATTTAACAATTTACTGCTTTAGGCATTGATGAATTTCCAACGAACTCGACTACGATTTtactaataatttttaaattgtacaaaaaattatGTTGTATCATAGAATTGTATATTTACAAATGAATGACTGTTTGATTGCTGACAGTCTTTTTTGCTAGTGTTCCGTGTTCACAATCAAGCTCGAATCATGAATCTGTGTGATTTTTAGAAGTcttatgttatttttttaaatcactatttttaataatagtaccaaatacacaaatatttatcaatatattgttttttttaatgctcctacaaaaatatattacaactctaataaacttgaaatttacaCCTACgttgtatgtatgtacatatgaTTAATGCATTTATGAATAGACATGAGGCTTTTTGTTGGGAATTAttacaagcattttttttatagaaactagcaacataataaaaatattttttatattggtGAATAAGAATCATtagaaatacaaatatttttttgataaGTTTATTGAAACTGCTGGAAAAGACGTCTTTCCAACAATAACAGTCAAAGCACCACTGTGTTCTTGCAATTTTCATAACGTCTCCTTCACACTTacaaaatcattattttacaaaattttcttaGTAAATCCTTGATCCAGTTTCCGCGTCTTATTCCGCATGTGTTGTCGATAAATCATATCGatatatgtaataaatatCTAACAAACGCGCTAAAACACGTTACGTCGTATGCCTTGTGTACTTGTCGCATGCAGTCACTCTTAAGATATTAAACAATTCTTTTAACATTACGTAAATACAATTTGTATGCAGCTTATATAAGACAATTACTCTTAAGAAAAGATTTATCAAACAATCGCCGCCCTCGTCGTAAAAAGGAACCGTATTAACGCTGACACGAATAAAGAGTGAGAATGAGTCTTTAAAATCTTTAGAATTTACAATTCCATCGAGGGATCTTAAACGCGTTTTTAATAACGCTAAGTAAAAACTGTAATATACAGCTGGTGACATTGGCTCTGCAGCGTTTTCTAGCTCCAATTAAGCTCCAGAAACAGCTTTCAGAATTGGATCTAGCAAACAACGTATACTTTGAACAAAAGTAATATAAATCGTTGATTACTCTTACTATACAAAAATTACACCTCAAACTCCAGTCTTGAGTGCTCagatatataagtatatatatatatatatatatatatatatatatatatttatttatttattcgatAAAGTTGTTGATGCTTTTTCGGAAATGTGTTTCTCATGAGGATGAAGTACAGTACAGGTTGATGATGCTCAAAATCATTTTTCAATGCAATTCTCTGCAGCTGCTCTAGTTGCAGCAGAAAAGCAATCTTAAGCACTGAAGTTGTGCCGCTGACAAAAGATTCCCTCTCATCTTGCTCTCTTGTGTAAA
The sequence above is a segment of the Nasonia vitripennis strain AsymCx chromosome 3, Nvit_psr_1.1, whole genome shotgun sequence genome. Coding sequences within it:
- the LOC100118581 gene encoding mRNA cap guanine-N7 methyltransferase; protein product: MSTQEMNDEVNDEINEQNKLSSSACDSPQQQDEAAKDEQNNDAEPATSDPKLTRKLNEDEESPPSKIKRKSDTDESSQFYNLPSDLSTSSSSREPEKKDDSEKSTDHANLVANHYNTLEEKGLAERNKSRIVYMRNFNNWVKSMLINEYLEKVRQGKSHGEPLRVLDMCCGKGGDLLKWRKGNISYLICADIAEVSVEQCRNRYKDMGGKRYPPLFGAEFLAYDCTKVRLREKYKDASMQLDLVSCQFAFHYSFETLPQAECMFKNASESLRPGGYFIGTIPNAYELVSRWQKADGNKFGNEIYSVEFSCDKTNPPLFGAKYVFHLEGVVNCPEFLVHLPTFIKLAWKFGLELIMFERFDEFYERRKEDGKTLLGKMLALETYPPYHEAPLLAENSQEYQHAVEYMQTSTGHRKIGTLSQSEWEAITLYSVFAFRKARSTWNAEGKPEFVKS